A window from candidate division KSB1 bacterium encodes these proteins:
- the lnt gene encoding apolipoprotein N-acyltransferase, with the protein MSESNTQRRKNLLLAGATGVAFGLSFPPFRLGFVAYWALVPLFYLLEGKNGRQAVRWSYVAGFLAHLATLYWISWVTIPGALGALLVLPLFFVLYGLGHHWLASHLGPHFVYALPFLWTGIEYLRSLGQIGFPWLSLGYTQSYYTSLIQYASVTSVFGVSFWVAWLNVLIYLYLRAPGWKRRLVLILVMAVLFLLPWVHGRVVMRQYRETQEKIRLALIQGNIDPYRKWDSAFLDDNMSTYERLTEEALKSRPALIIWPETALPMYIRHEPRYLQWMYEHIGRWETPVLSGAPDYEYGEDGVLRTYNAAFLFEPGRADLQWYAKLQLVPFGERVPYQGALGWFKDLLDKLEMGQGDFSPGPGVRVFHLKAALSGSSAIRRVCLATVICYESIFPDLVRQFVLAGGQFLVVITNDGWFGRTSGPYQHERAAVFRAIETRRWIARCANTGLSCLIDPLGRVQKETDLYREAVVVGEVELRDEDTFYLRYGNVFTRAVTLGNVVPIALALGRHLRARAGAKALPV; encoded by the coding sequence GTGAGCGAAAGCAATACACAGCGGCGGAAGAATCTGCTCCTGGCGGGAGCGACCGGCGTGGCCTTCGGTCTGTCCTTTCCGCCCTTCCGTCTGGGCTTTGTGGCCTACTGGGCCCTGGTCCCTTTGTTCTACCTTCTCGAAGGGAAGAACGGACGCCAAGCCGTGCGCTGGTCGTACGTGGCCGGTTTCCTCGCGCACCTTGCCACCCTGTACTGGATCAGCTGGGTGACGATCCCGGGCGCCCTGGGCGCCCTTCTCGTGCTTCCCCTCTTCTTCGTGCTGTACGGCCTGGGCCATCACTGGCTGGCCAGCCACCTCGGCCCGCACTTCGTCTACGCCTTGCCTTTCCTGTGGACCGGGATCGAATACCTGCGATCCCTGGGCCAGATCGGCTTTCCCTGGCTTTCGCTCGGTTACACCCAGTCCTATTACACCTCGCTTATCCAGTACGCCTCCGTGACGAGCGTCTTCGGGGTCAGCTTCTGGGTCGCCTGGTTGAACGTGCTCATCTACCTGTACCTGCGCGCACCCGGTTGGAAAAGGCGACTGGTCCTGATCCTGGTGATGGCCGTGCTGTTCTTGCTCCCGTGGGTGCACGGCCGCGTCGTAATGCGACAGTACCGCGAGACGCAGGAAAAGATCCGCCTAGCCTTGATTCAGGGAAATATCGACCCCTACCGCAAGTGGGACTCTGCGTTTCTCGACGACAACATGTCCACCTACGAGCGCCTCACGGAGGAGGCCCTGAAGTCACGGCCGGCTCTGATAATCTGGCCGGAGACGGCACTGCCGATGTACATCCGCCACGAACCTCGCTACCTCCAGTGGATGTACGAACATATCGGCCGCTGGGAAACCCCCGTCCTCTCCGGGGCACCGGACTATGAGTACGGAGAGGACGGTGTCCTGCGCACCTACAACGCCGCGTTCCTCTTTGAGCCCGGCAGGGCGGACCTTCAGTGGTACGCCAAGCTACAGCTGGTCCCCTTCGGCGAGCGCGTACCCTACCAGGGGGCCCTGGGTTGGTTCAAAGATCTCCTCGACAAGCTGGAGATGGGGCAGGGGGACTTCTCCCCAGGGCCGGGGGTTCGGGTGTTCCATCTGAAGGCGGCGCTTTCCGGTAGCTCTGCGATCCGCCGAGTTTGCTTGGCCACCGTGATCTGCTACGAAAGCATCTTCCCCGATCTAGTGCGCCAATTCGTCCTGGCCGGTGGGCAGTTTCTGGTGGTGATCACCAACGACGGCTGGTTCGGTCGAACCAGTGGACCCTACCAGCACGAGCGCGCGGCCGTCTTTCGCGCCATCGAAACGCGGCGCTGGATCGCCCGTTGCGCCAATACGGGTCTGAGCTGCCTCATTGATCCTTTGGGCCGGGTGCAAAAAGAGACCGATCTGTATCGCGAAGCGGTCGTCGTTGGGGAGGTCGAGCTCCGCGACGAGGACACCTTTTACCTGCGATACGGGAATGTGTTTACCCGCGCAGTCACCTTAGGGAATGTGGTTCCGATTGCCCTGGCTCTGGGAAGGCATTTGCGGGCCAGGGCGGGGGCGAAGGCGCTGCCGGTATGA
- the ruvX gene encoding Holliday junction resolvase RuvX encodes MTADPKEVSPCRGKPTPDDGRRRYLGIDYGTRRIGVAISDPLGLLAHPLTTLEGGSETSRLERLVEIIRQLDVQAVIVGMPLTMRGEEGKEAERARAFAARLAERIAVPIRAWDERLTTVTAQRKLRSAGRRPSRNRPIVDQIAAVEILQSYLDWLRGRAQSDRGGPSE; translated from the coding sequence ATGACAGCCGATCCCAAAGAGGTTTCCCCATGCCGTGGAAAGCCTACCCCAGACGACGGGCGGAGACGCTACCTGGGGATTGATTACGGGACCCGGCGAATTGGGGTGGCGATCAGTGATCCTCTGGGACTCCTGGCCCATCCCCTAACCACTCTGGAAGGGGGAAGTGAAACCAGTCGGCTGGAGCGGTTGGTGGAGATCATTCGGCAACTCGACGTTCAGGCGGTGATCGTGGGTATGCCTCTGACCATGCGGGGGGAGGAGGGGAAAGAAGCGGAACGGGCAAGGGCCTTTGCGGCCCGACTGGCAGAGAGAATCGCGGTACCGATCCGTGCCTGGGACGAGCGCCTGACCACAGTAACTGCCCAGCGCAAACTTCGAAGCGCGGGTCGACGTCCCAGCAGAAATCGGCCGATCGTGGACCAGATCGCTGCAGTTGAAATTCTTCAGAGCTACTTGGACTGGCTCAGGGGGAGGGCACAATCCGATCGGGGGGGCCCGTCGGAATGA
- a CDS encoding integration host factor subunit beta, with product MKQATKKRTITKKDVAKRTAELVGEKIYLTERIVDGVFRALRSYMAEADPEIRIEIRDFGVFEVKTTKPKPKARNPKTGEIIYVPARRKTHFKAGKALKEILKRPLSELQSGQGK from the coding sequence ATGAAGCAGGCGACGAAGAAGCGGACGATTACCAAGAAGGACGTGGCCAAACGGACTGCGGAGCTGGTAGGCGAGAAGATCTACCTGACCGAGCGCATTGTGGACGGCGTGTTCCGAGCGCTGCGGTCTTACATGGCGGAAGCCGATCCGGAAATCCGAATTGAGATCCGCGACTTCGGGGTGTTCGAGGTAAAGACCACCAAGCCGAAACCCAAGGCCCGCAACCCCAAGACGGGGGAAATCATCTACGTGCCCGCGCGGCGGAAAACCCACTTCAAAGCGGGCAAGGCACTCAAGGAAATCCTCAAAAGACCCCTCTCAGAGCTTCAGTCCGGCCAGGGTAAATGA
- a CDS encoding bifunctional (p)ppGpp synthetase/guanosine-3',5'-bis(diphosphate) 3'-pyrophosphohydrolase: MDAELLARAFLFAYSAHREQLRMSGVPYFEHPLEVAKILTELRMDHVTVVAGLLHDVVEDTGVSLQMVREEFGEEIAQLVDGVTKIGGLRLEKLETRQAENFRKMLLSMVRDIRVILIKFADRLHNMRTLEYLPEKKRKWIAIETRDVYAPLAHRLGIARIKWELEDLALKELDPAAYEEIERKIAEKRVERERYIRRFARPIQEELRRAGIKAQITGRPKHFYSIYMKMQKRNVPFEEIYDLLAIRIIVDKVEECYFALGIVHSLYTPVHDRFKDYIATPKSNMYQSLHTTVIGPDGKMVEVQIRTHEMHRTAEEGIAAHWRYKEGKTDEDLDKHLLWLRQILEWQQDAHDSGEFLEDLKVELFQDEVFVFTPKGDLLKLPRGATPVDFAFAVHTDIGLHCLAAKVNGRIVPLDYELRSGDRVEIITSHNQKPNPDWLKFVKTSKARSRIKRWLREAQYEQSIQLGQEILNRFFKRFRIPKDDQELEEIAQSFGLSDVEQLYAAIGRGDLSIENVARKLSPEKIEKAKEDSIFQRFLEKARGSAKGVRVDGVRDMLIHFGKCCQPVPGDRIIGFITRGRGIVVHRADCKNLLAMMEDPNRYIEVEWDVSKDHQFLASLRVLGENRKGLLADISQAIASVDTNIVSAEMKAADSVASGTFIIEVRNLSHLTRVMHKIRKVRGVLSVSRLEGSVEAEGAEEAGV, from the coding sequence GTGGACGCCGAGCTTCTGGCGCGCGCCTTTCTCTTCGCCTACAGTGCCCACCGCGAGCAGCTCCGGATGAGTGGGGTTCCCTATTTCGAGCACCCCCTCGAGGTGGCCAAGATCTTAACCGAGCTGCGCATGGACCACGTGACCGTGGTGGCCGGGTTACTCCACGACGTGGTCGAGGACACCGGGGTGAGCCTCCAGATGGTGCGCGAGGAGTTCGGCGAGGAGATCGCCCAGCTGGTGGACGGCGTGACCAAGATCGGCGGACTCAGGCTGGAGAAGTTGGAGACGCGCCAGGCGGAGAACTTCCGCAAAATGCTCCTCTCCATGGTCCGGGACATCCGGGTCATCCTCATCAAGTTCGCCGACCGCCTCCACAACATGCGCACCCTGGAGTACCTGCCGGAGAAGAAGCGCAAGTGGATCGCGATCGAGACCCGCGACGTCTACGCGCCCCTTGCCCACCGGCTGGGAATTGCGCGCATCAAGTGGGAGCTGGAGGATCTGGCCCTAAAAGAGCTGGACCCGGCGGCGTACGAGGAGATTGAGCGCAAGATCGCCGAGAAGCGCGTTGAGAGGGAGCGCTACATCCGGCGCTTCGCCCGGCCCATTCAGGAGGAGCTGCGTCGCGCCGGCATCAAGGCACAGATCACGGGACGGCCCAAGCACTTCTACAGCATCTACATGAAGATGCAGAAGCGCAACGTCCCGTTCGAGGAAATCTACGATCTCCTCGCGATCCGGATCATCGTCGACAAGGTGGAGGAGTGTTACTTCGCCCTGGGCATCGTCCACAGCCTCTACACGCCGGTCCACGACCGCTTCAAGGACTATATTGCCACCCCGAAGTCCAACATGTACCAGAGCCTCCACACGACGGTCATAGGGCCGGACGGCAAGATGGTGGAGGTGCAGATCCGTACGCACGAAATGCACCGCACCGCCGAGGAGGGCATCGCCGCTCACTGGCGCTACAAAGAGGGAAAGACGGACGAGGACCTCGACAAGCATCTCCTCTGGCTGCGTCAGATCCTGGAGTGGCAGCAGGACGCCCACGACTCCGGGGAGTTCCTGGAAGACCTCAAGGTTGAGCTTTTCCAGGACGAGGTTTTCGTCTTCACCCCGAAAGGGGATCTCCTTAAGCTGCCGCGCGGGGCCACCCCCGTGGATTTCGCGTTTGCGGTGCACACCGACATTGGGCTCCACTGCCTGGCGGCGAAGGTCAACGGGCGGATCGTCCCTCTGGACTACGAGTTGCGGAGCGGCGATCGCGTTGAGATCATCACCAGCCACAACCAGAAGCCCAATCCCGACTGGCTGAAGTTTGTCAAGACCTCCAAGGCGCGCAGCCGGATCAAGCGCTGGCTTCGGGAGGCTCAGTACGAGCAGAGCATCCAGCTGGGCCAGGAGATCCTGAATCGCTTCTTCAAGCGCTTCCGCATCCCGAAGGACGACCAGGAGCTGGAGGAGATTGCCCAGTCCTTTGGCCTGAGCGATGTGGAGCAGCTCTACGCGGCCATTGGGCGCGGCGACCTGTCCATTGAGAACGTGGCGCGCAAGCTTTCGCCGGAGAAGATCGAGAAGGCCAAGGAGGACTCGATCTTCCAGCGCTTTCTGGAGAAGGCGCGCGGGTCGGCGAAGGGGGTGCGCGTGGACGGTGTCCGCGACATGCTGATCCATTTCGGCAAGTGCTGCCAGCCTGTCCCCGGGGACCGGATCATCGGCTTCATCACCCGTGGGCGTGGGATCGTAGTGCACCGCGCCGACTGCAAGAACCTCCTGGCCATGATGGAGGACCCCAACCGCTACATCGAGGTGGAGTGGGACGTCAGCAAGGACCATCAGTTCCTGGCCAGCTTGCGCGTCCTGGGCGAGAATCGAAAGGGGCTGCTGGCGGACATCTCCCAGGCCATTGCCAGCGTAGACACCAACATCGTCAGCGCGGAGATGAAAGCAGCCGACTCCGTGGCATCCGGTACGTTCATCATTGAGGTTCGCAATCTCTCCCATCTGACGCGAGTCATGCACAAGATCCGCAAGGTGCGGGGGGTGCTTAGTGTATCGCGCCTGGAGGGATCGGTGGAAGCCGAGGGGGCCGAAGAGGCCGGGGTTTAA
- the dnaB gene encoding replicative DNA helicase: MAVNKETELRERVPPQAIEAEMAVLGSILLEPNAIARVVEILDPGCFYRRAHQKIYEAALSLFDRNEPVDVLTLAEELSRRDELDEVGGNYYLTELLRTVPSAANVEYYAKIVLEKALARRLIDIASEVQERAYEGTSDIFDLIDEAERKIFSISERRLREGFRHVRPLLHHTFEVIETYHSRRGTTTGVPTGFTALDNLTSGFQPSDFIVIAGRPSMGKTAFALNIARNAAVDYGIPVGFISLEMAGYQLTLRLLCSEARVNAHLIRTGRLPSSEWPKLSMAVGRLDQAPIFIDDRPAQTILEIRAKARRAKAEHKLGLLIIDYLQLIRGTGRIESRQMEISMISQSLKALAKELEIPVVALSQLSRAVEQRTGERRPILSDLRESGAIEQDADVVIFIYRPEVYGPTDKPGIAEIIVAKQRNGPTDTVELAFVKEYALFANLATYEKEVPPPEQYVPF; the protein is encoded by the coding sequence GTGGCGGTGAACAAGGAGACGGAACTGAGGGAACGAGTCCCGCCGCAGGCCATCGAGGCAGAGATGGCTGTACTCGGCTCCATCCTCCTCGAGCCCAACGCCATCGCGCGCGTTGTCGAGATTCTCGATCCCGGCTGTTTCTACCGGCGCGCCCATCAGAAGATCTACGAAGCGGCCTTGAGTCTCTTCGACCGGAATGAGCCGGTGGACGTGCTCACCCTTGCGGAGGAGCTTTCCCGCAGGGACGAGCTCGACGAGGTAGGGGGCAACTACTACCTGACCGAACTGTTGCGAACGGTTCCTTCGGCGGCGAACGTCGAGTACTACGCCAAGATCGTTCTGGAAAAGGCCCTTGCGCGACGTCTCATCGACATAGCCAGCGAGGTTCAGGAACGGGCCTACGAAGGGACGTCGGACATCTTCGACCTGATCGACGAGGCCGAGCGAAAGATCTTCTCCATCTCGGAGCGTCGCCTGCGCGAAGGATTTCGCCACGTCCGGCCCTTGCTTCACCACACCTTCGAGGTCATCGAGACCTATCACTCCCGCCGGGGGACGACAACCGGTGTGCCGACGGGCTTCACGGCTCTGGATAACCTCACCTCCGGTTTCCAGCCCTCGGACTTCATCGTGATCGCGGGGCGACCGAGCATGGGCAAGACCGCTTTTGCCCTGAACATCGCCCGCAACGCAGCCGTGGATTACGGTATCCCCGTGGGCTTCATCAGCCTGGAGATGGCGGGCTACCAGCTGACCTTGCGTCTTCTGTGCAGCGAGGCCCGCGTCAACGCCCACCTCATCCGCACGGGGCGCCTCCCCAGCTCCGAGTGGCCGAAGCTGAGTATGGCCGTTGGCCGCTTGGACCAGGCCCCCATTTTCATCGACGACCGGCCGGCCCAGACCATCCTGGAGATCCGCGCCAAGGCGCGCAGGGCGAAGGCCGAGCACAAGCTTGGCCTGCTGATCATCGACTATCTGCAGCTGATCCGGGGTACCGGGCGTATCGAGAGCCGCCAGATGGAAATCTCGATGATCTCCCAGTCTCTGAAGGCCCTTGCCAAAGAGCTGGAGATCCCGGTGGTCGCTCTATCCCAGCTTTCGCGCGCGGTGGAGCAGCGGACGGGGGAACGGCGGCCCATCCTCTCCGACCTGCGAGAATCGGGCGCGATCGAGCAGGACGCCGACGTGGTGATCTTCATCTACCGCCCGGAGGTGTACGGGCCGACGGACAAGCCGGGGATCGCGGAGATCATCGTCGCCAAGCAGCGCAACGGGCCGACGGACACCGTGGAACTGGCCTTCGTGAAGGAGTACGCCCTCTTCGCCAATCTGGCGACTTACGAGAAGGAGGTTCCCCCTCCGGAGCAGTACGTACCTTTCTGA